A window from Primulina eburnea isolate SZY01 chromosome 2, ASM2296580v1, whole genome shotgun sequence encodes these proteins:
- the LOC140823565 gene encoding fatty acid elongase 3-like, giving the protein MMLLHCLRYYLSDHPSIVGFRWSHTQSWGSTWSFLFSSIAAYVAASSFIHLLLLLVFRHRRPLPLGPIPAAHSLCMTLISATIFSGIFLSSAAEIRDTRWLWRRYRTTPFQWLLCFPLGTRPSGRVFFWSYIFYLSRFLHALRTFITIIRGRKLSFFKLFNNSILIFTSFLWLEFSQSFQVLAILLTTLVYSVVYGYRFWTEIGLQSACFPFVVNCQMVLLSCNVVCHIGVLLMHIIKGGCNGIGAWIFNSVLNGAILFLFLNFYVKMHFRGRKVRGGNGGDLLIAAVEKAAKLELIKSRDI; this is encoded by the coding sequence ATGATGTTGTTGCACTGCCTGAGGTATTACCTATCGGATCACCCGTCGATCGTTGGATTCCGGTGGAGCCACACCCAATCATGGGGTTCCACCTGGTCGTTCTTGTTCTCCTCAATCGCTGCTTACGTCGCCGCCTCCTCGTTCatccacctcctcctcctcctcgtTTTCCGCCACCGCCGCCCTCTCCCCCTGGGTCCCATCCCCGCCGCGCACTCTCTCTGCATGACACTCATCTCCGCAACTATATTCTCCGGGATATTCCTCTCCTCCGCCGCTGAAATCCGCGACACGCGGTGGTTGTGGCGGCGGTACCGCACGACTCCTTTTCAGTGGCTCCTCTGCTTCCCCCTGGGGACTCGGCCCTCCGGGCGCGTGTTCTTCTGGTCGTACATCTTCTACCTCTCCCGATTCCTCCACGCGCTACGGACTTTCATCACAATAATCCGCGGCCGGAAGCTTTCCTTCTTCAAACTTTTCAACAATTCGATCCTCATTTTCACGTCCTTCCTGTGGCTCGAATTCTCGCAATCGTTTCAAGTACTCGCTATCCTCCTCACCACGCTGGTCTACTCAGTCGTGTACGGCTACAGATTCTGGACGGAAATCGGGCTGCAAAGCGCGTGTTTCCCATTCGTGGTGAATTGCCAGATGGTGTTGCTGAGCTGCAATGTGGTCTGCCATATTGGGGTGCTCCTGATGCACATAATCAAAGGTGGATGCAATGGGATTGGGGCCTGGATCTTCAATTCCGTCCTAAATGGAGCGATTCTGTTTCTTTTCTTGAATTTCTACGTTAAAATGCATTTTCGAGGGAGGAAGGTACGCGGCGGAAATGGTGGCGACCTCCTAATCGCCGCCGTGGAAAAGGCAGCCAAGCTGGAGCTAATAAAAAGCCGTGATATTTGA
- the LOC140823563 gene encoding calcium uniporter protein 2, mitochondrial-like has product MAFKKSLIQRLFNVSRITRLVSANGRIPSPQPAVSAAALNLHGMPNELALDPGDKGLFRRYFYSHSAAASPPKIRFFPTGEKLLEKLRGMDVARERIRLDDLRPPLAEEEEPGEVTVEDARKILLLSQLEMVKSRLRQIENSCVSYSEFLQICVKEASNEEQGIEFSKLLDKSGAVIVLGNTVFLRPQQVMKAIQGLIPLSSLHTALNDPTILEEFQEMEQQKSAIDKKAEALAKRELWCGLGFLVVQTAAFMRLTFWELTWDVMEPICFYVTSMYFMCGYAFYLRTSKEPSFEGFFQSRFNTKQKRLMKLRNFDSERYNELKKACYSDSLAPQERDMSFGSSLLDRPRGT; this is encoded by the exons TAATCCAGCGCCTTTTCAACGTATCAAGAATCACCAGACTGGTCTCGGCAAATGGCCGGATTCCTTCTCCGCAGCCGGCCGTGAGTGCCGCCGCTCTCAATCTTCACGGAATGCCGAACGAACTGGCACTTGATCCGGGAGATAAAGGATTGTTCAGGCGATACTTTTACTCCCACTCGGCGGCTGCTTCGCCTCCGAAAATACGGTTCTTTCCCACCGGAGAGAAGCTCCTGGAGAAGCTTCGGGGGATGGATGTTGCGAGAGAGAGGATCAGGCTTGATGACCTTCGGCCGCCGTTGGCGGAGGAGGAGGAGCCGGGGGAGGTGACGGTGGAGGATGCAAGGAAGATTCTTTTGCTGTCGCAGCTAGAAATGGTGAAGTCGAGGCTGCGGCAGATTGAGAATAGCTGTGTTTCTTATTCGGAATTCTTGCAGATTTGTGTTAAGGAAGCATCGAATGAGGAACAGGGGATTGAGTTTTCTAAACTGTTGGATAAATCTGGGGCTGTTATTGTTCTTGGAAACACAGTGTTCCTCAGGCCTCAACAG GTGATGAAAGCCATCCAAGGCCTAATCCCTCTCTCCTCACTGCACACTGCCCTCAATGATCCTACAATACTTGAAGAATTTCAAGAAATGGAGCAGCAGAAATCAGCCATCGACAAGAAAGCCGAGGCCCTCGCTAAACGCGAGCTCTGGTGTGGGTTGGGATTTTTGGTTGTCCAAACAGCAGCATTCATGAGACTAACATTCTGGGAACTCACATGGGATGTGATGGAACCTATATGCTTTTATGTCACATCCATGTATTTCATGTGCGGTTACGCCTTCTACTTGAGAACATCAAAGGAGCCCTCTTTCGAAGGGTTCTTCCAGAGCCGGTTTAACACGAAGCAAAAGCGTTTGATGAAGTTGCGGAATTTCGATTCAGAGAGGTATAATGAGTTGAAGAAAGCTTGTTATTCCGATTCACTTGCACCCCAAGAAAGGGATATGTCGTTTGGTTCATCACTTCTTGATCGTCCTCGGGGAACTTAA